In Sporosarcina sp. PTS2304, a genomic segment contains:
- the thrS gene encoding threonine--tRNA ligase, with product MAKNIHVTFPDGAVKEFVDGTTTEEIAGSISPGLRKSALAGKIGDHLIDLKTPIHEDGEISIVTPTSDEALEILRHSTAHLLAQAVKRKFPDAKLGIGPTIENGFYYDIDSPTPITAEDLPELEKEMRRIIGENIPVVRHDVSREEAQKRFEEIDDEYKLELLEAIPEGEQVSIYEQGEFFDLCRGIHVPSTGKLKEFKLLSIAGAYWRGNSDNKMLQRIYGTAFFKKDELKEHLRLLEEAKERDHRKIGKELNLFANSQKVGQGLPLWLPKGATIRRVIERYIVDKEEKLGYQHVYTPVLGSVELYKTSGHWDHYQDGMFPAMSMDNEDLVLRPMNCPHHMMIYKNGIHSYRNLPLRLAELGMMHRYEMSGALSGLQRVRGMTLNDAHIFVRPDQIKDELKRVIMLIIEVYKDFNIKDYSFRLSYRDPKDTKKYFDDDEMWERAQSMLKEAMDELELPYTEEEGEAAFYGPKLDVQVKTAIGMEETLSTAQLDFLLPERFDLTYVGEDGKQHRPVVIHRGVVSTMERFVAFLIEEYKGAFPTWLAPIQVEVIPVSPDVHFDYAEGVKEKLIHAGFRVDVDSRDEKIGYKIREAQVQKVPYMLVLGDRELESGEVNVRKYGEQKSESMSFDAFLEMIQEDVKK from the coding sequence ATGGCAAAAAATATTCATGTAACATTTCCAGATGGAGCAGTAAAAGAATTCGTAGACGGCACAACAACAGAGGAAATTGCGGGTTCTATTAGTCCCGGACTACGCAAGAGCGCTTTAGCTGGAAAAATAGGAGATCATCTAATTGATTTGAAAACACCGATACACGAAGATGGAGAAATTAGTATTGTGACACCTACTTCAGACGAAGCGTTAGAAATTCTTCGCCATAGTACGGCTCACCTTTTGGCACAAGCGGTTAAACGTAAATTTCCGGATGCAAAACTTGGAATTGGGCCAACTATTGAAAATGGTTTCTATTATGACATTGATTCTCCAACTCCGATAACAGCAGAAGATCTACCAGAATTAGAAAAAGAAATGAGACGTATTATCGGTGAAAACATACCGGTTGTCCGCCATGATGTATCAAGAGAAGAAGCACAAAAACGTTTTGAGGAAATTGATGACGAGTACAAATTAGAACTACTGGAAGCTATTCCAGAAGGTGAACAAGTCTCAATCTACGAACAAGGGGAATTTTTTGACCTTTGCCGTGGAATTCACGTGCCGTCCACAGGTAAATTAAAAGAGTTTAAATTGCTTAGTATTGCAGGTGCATACTGGAGAGGGAATTCTGATAATAAGATGCTTCAACGTATTTACGGCACAGCTTTCTTCAAAAAAGATGAACTAAAAGAACATTTACGTCTTCTTGAAGAAGCTAAAGAACGTGATCATCGTAAAATCGGTAAAGAGCTGAATTTATTTGCAAACTCGCAAAAAGTTGGTCAGGGTTTACCGCTTTGGTTACCAAAAGGTGCTACGATCCGTCGGGTAATCGAACGTTATATTGTAGACAAAGAAGAGAAACTAGGCTATCAGCATGTTTATACACCGGTACTCGGAAGTGTTGAATTGTATAAGACATCTGGACATTGGGATCACTATCAAGATGGAATGTTCCCGGCGATGAGTATGGACAATGAAGACTTAGTGTTGCGTCCGATGAACTGTCCGCATCACATGATGATTTATAAGAATGGTATTCATTCCTATCGTAATCTGCCACTTCGCTTAGCAGAACTTGGAATGATGCACCGTTATGAAATGTCAGGAGCACTTTCAGGATTGCAACGTGTACGTGGTATGACATTAAATGATGCGCATATTTTCGTGCGTCCTGATCAAATCAAAGATGAGTTAAAACGAGTCATCATGTTGATTATTGAAGTATATAAAGACTTCAATATTAAAGATTATTCATTCCGTCTATCTTATCGCGATCCAAAAGATACGAAAAAATACTTCGATGATGATGAAATGTGGGAACGTGCACAGTCGATGTTAAAAGAAGCGATGGATGAGTTGGAGCTTCCATATACAGAAGAAGAAGGGGAAGCAGCGTTCTACGGACCAAAACTGGATGTGCAAGTAAAAACAGCTATCGGTATGGAAGAAACACTATCCACTGCACAACTGGATTTCTTGTTGCCAGAGCGTTTTGATCTTACGTATGTCGGTGAAGATGGTAAGCAACATCGCCCTGTCGTTATTCACCGTGGTGTCGTTTCTACGATGGAGCGCTTTGTTGCCTTCTTGATTGAAGAGTATAAAGGTGCATTCCCTACATGGTTAGCGCCAATTCAAGTAGAGGTTATCCCGGTGTCACCAGATGTGCATTTTGATTATGCTGAAGGCGTGAAAGAGAAGTTAATACACGCTGGTTTCCGAGTGGATGTGGATAGCCGTGATGAAAAGATTGGCTATAAGATTCGTGAAGCACAAGTTCAAAAAGTTCCTTATATGTTGGTGCTTGGCGATCGCGAGCTGGAGTCTGGCGAGGTTAATGTGCGTAAGTATGGGGAACAAAAGTCTGAGAGTATGTCGTTTGACGCGTTTTTAGAGATGATTCAAGAAGATGTGAAGAAGTAA
- the rplT gene encoding 50S ribosomal protein L20 — translation MPRVKGGTVTRKRHKRVLKLAKGYFGSKHRLYKVANQQVMKSFNYAYRDRRQKKRDFRKLWITRINAAARINGLSYSTLMHGLKVAGIDVNRKMLADLAVTDAQAFAQLAETAKKSIAK, via the coding sequence ATGCCACGCGTAAAAGGTGGAACAGTCACGCGCAAGCGTCATAAAAGAGTATTAAAATTAGCTAAAGGCTACTTCGGTTCAAAACATAGACTTTATAAGGTTGCTAACCAACAGGTTATGAAATCTTTCAACTATGCATACCGTGATCGTCGTCAAAAGAAACGTGATTTCCGTAAATTATGGATCACTCGTATCAATGCGGCTGCACGTATTAACGGTCTTTCGTACAGCACATTAATGCACGGCTTGAAAGTAGCTGGCATCGATGTTAACCGTAAAATGCTTGCAGATCTTGCTGTGACAGATGCACAAGCATTTGCACAACTTGCAGAAACTGCAAAAAAGTCGATTGCAAAATAA
- the infC gene encoding translation initiation factor IF-3 — MYVNDGIRARELRLIDHNGEQLGIKTRNEALEIAARVNLDLVLVAPQAKPPVARVMDYGKFKFEQQKKEREVRKNQKIINMKEVRLSPTIDEHDFQTKLRNGVKFLENGDKVKASIRFRGRAITHKEIGQRVLDRFAEACKEVATVEVKPKMEGRSMFLILAPLAEKQ, encoded by the coding sequence ATGTACGTAAATGACGGTATCCGAGCACGTGAGTTACGCTTAATTGACCACAATGGTGAACAACTCGGTATCAAAACACGTAATGAAGCTTTAGAAATTGCTGCTCGAGTGAACCTGGACCTTGTTCTTGTTGCTCCACAAGCGAAGCCCCCAGTAGCTCGTGTTATGGACTATGGAAAGTTCAAGTTCGAACAGCAAAAGAAAGAGCGTGAAGTTCGTAAAAATCAAAAAATCATCAATATGAAAGAAGTTCGACTCAGTCCGACAATTGATGAACACGATTTCCAAACGAAACTTCGTAACGGAGTGAAATTCCTGGAAAACGGCGATAAAGTAAAAGCTTCAATACGTTTCCGTGGACGTGCGATTACGCACAAAGAAATCGGTCAACGAGTTCTTGATCGTTTTGCAGAAGCTTGCAAAGAAGTAGCAACTGTTGAAGTTAAACCAAAAATGGAAGGTCGGAGCATGTTCTTAATACTTGCACCGCTTGCCGAAAAACAGTAA
- the rpmI gene encoding 50S ribosomal protein L35, translating into MPKMKTHRGSAKRFKRTGTGKLKRGRAYTSHLFANKSTKAKRHLRKSSLVSSGDYKRIREMLTNMK; encoded by the coding sequence ATGCCAAAAATGAAAACTCACCGCGGTTCCGCGAAACGTTTCAAAAGAACTGGAACTGGTAAACTAAAGCGTGGCCGTGCTTATACAAGTCACCTTTTTGCAAACAAATCTACGAAGGCTAAGCGTCACTTACGTAAGTCTTCACTAGTTTCTTCAGGCGATTACAAGCGTATTCGCGAAATGCTAACAAACATGAAATAA